The sequence below is a genomic window from Sulfolobales archaeon.
GTAGAGAGAGCTCTAGGATTCATATGTAGTTATTCTGAGAACAAGCTGATACCAGGTATAGAGATCCTGGTCATAAGAAGAGGATATGCTGCTATTCACAAAACCTGTGGATGGGCTCAGACGATTCCTAGGAGGAGACTTCTAACTCCTGGAATGCTCTTTGATCTAGCTTCTCTAACCAAGGTTCTCGCAGGATCTATTGTAGCAGGAATACTGGTTTCAGAAGGTTTGATTCATTTAAAGCAGAGGGTTTCAGAAATTCTGCCAGAGTTCTCGAGAACTGCTGCTGGTGTTAATGAGATCAAGGATAGAGTGAGGATCTGGATGCTACTCACACACTCATCAGGACTGCCTCCATGGCTTCCTCTATATAGGATTTCCAGGTCTAGAGAAGAGATCTTTTCAGAAGTTCTCAGGGTATTCCCCTCATACTCACCTGGTGAGAATGCTATTTATAGCGATCTAGGATTTATACTGCTTACGAAAATATCTGAGGAAGTCTCTGGCGAGAGATTCGATAGATTATTCGAGAAGACTGTAGCAGGAAGACTGGGTCTTAAGAACACTCTATACAATCCTCTCACAAGAGGCTTCTCTACAGAGAATATTGTATCCACAGAGGTTGTAGAAGGCGGAGAAGCTCTGACAGGAGTTGTTCATGATGAGAATGCTAGAGCTATGGATGGTGTCTCAGCACATGCAGGACTCTTCTCAACAGCTTTCGAAACAGGTTTAATATCTCTCGAGCTTCTCAGATCATATAAAGGCGAATCAGATCTTCTGATACCTCCAGCTTATGCTAGAACTATGTTTAGTAGATGGATATGTGGAGACAGATGCTATGGGCTTGGCTGGTGGATCTATGATAAGATATCAATAGAATCAGGAGGAGATCTTCTTGGAGAAGGTTTTGGACACACAGGATTTACAGGAACATCGATCTGGATCAGTCCTATCTATGATCTCATAGTAGTTCTCATGACAAACAGAGTGCACCCGAGTAGAGATAATAGACATATAGATAGACTGAGAACAATAGCTCATAACATGATACTATCATCATTAAAGAGATTATAAGAAGATAGTTAGCATAAAAACTACCGGTTAAAGAG
It includes:
- a CDS encoding serine hydrolase; the protein is MIEFGDLEELGFSRERVERALGFICSYSENKLIPGIEILVIRRGYAAIHKTCGWAQTIPRRRLLTPGMLFDLASLTKVLAGSIVAGILVSEGLIHLKQRVSEILPEFSRTAAGVNEIKDRVRIWMLLTHSSGLPPWLPLYRISRSREEIFSEVLRVFPSYSPGENAIYSDLGFILLTKISEEVSGERFDRLFEKTVAGRLGLKNTLYNPLTRGFSTENIVSTEVVEGGEALTGVVHDENARAMDGVSAHAGLFSTAFETGLISLELLRSYKGESDLLIPPAYARTMFSRWICGDRCYGLGWWIYDKISIESGGDLLGEGFGHTGFTGTSIWISPIYDLIVVLMTNRVHPSRDNRHIDRLRTIAHNMILSSLKRL